In a single window of the Nicotiana tomentosiformis chromosome 8, ASM39032v3, whole genome shotgun sequence genome:
- the LOC104087689 gene encoding WRKY transcription factor 22-like, producing the protein MEEDWDLHAVVRSCTAANSATTTTTSSSGSGSATISSCNFQPRLDDSNSFSFQDLYFDPRFTTQNTAFEELHELCKPFFNESLLQKSPLISPQRLLQDLPLQQQQFNQLNTKLIQPIKRPLSSVNGAALHAQSPRSKRRKNQMKKICQVAADALSSDMWSWRKYGQKPIKGSPYPRGYYKCSTSKGCLARKQVERNRSDPNMFIITYTAEHNHPMPTHRNSLAGISRHNKETNSNKTTSSSPVSSPVTNSPALENQESSRDEKEDIFEDENDDFFEGLEELESPAAGDSLPENFPGTLQFPWLVNNAATTAAGGS; encoded by the exons ATGGAGGAAGATTGGGATCTACATGCGGTGGTCAGAAGCTGCACCGCCGCTAACTctgccaccaccaccaccactagtTCCAGCGGCAGCGGCAGCGCCACCATTTCTTCTTGTAACTTCCAACCAAGACTAGATGATAGTAACTCTTTTTCCTTTCAAGATCTCTACTTTGACCCAAGATTTACAACACAAAATACTGCTTTTGAAGAATTGCATGAGCTTTGCAAGCCTTTCTTTAACGAATCTCTGTTACAAAAATCGCCCTTAATTTCACCACAGAGATTATTACAAGATCTACCATTACAACAACAGCAGTTTAATCAGCTAAATACAAAACTAATTCAGCCCATCAAACGACCCTTGTCATCAGTAAATGGTGCTGCTTTACATGCTCAAAGCCCGAGAAGCAAAAGAAG GAAGAACCAAATGAAGAAAATATGCCAAGTAGCTGCTGATGCTTTATCTTCTGATATGTGGTCTTGGAGAAAATATGGGCAAAAACCCATTAAAGGTTCCCCATACCCAAG GGGATATTACAAATGTAGCACTTCAAAAGGGTGTTTGGCCCGAAAACAAGTGGAGCGAAATAGATCCGACCCGAATATGTTCATCATCACCTATACAGCCGAGCACAATCATCCTATGCCCACACACAGAAATTCCTTAGCCGGAATCAGCCGCCATAACAAAGAGACGAATTCAAACAAAACCACTAGCTCATCGCCGGTATCTTCGCCGGTGACCAACTCGCCGGCGCTGGAAAATCAAGAAAGCAGCAGGGACGAGAAAGAAGACATTTTTGAAGACGAAAATGATGATTTCTTTGAGGGTTTGGAAGAATTGGAAAGTCCGGCTGCCGGGGATAGCTTGCCGGAGAATTTTCCGGGGACTTTGCAGTTTCCTTGGCTGGTGAATAACGCCGCAAC